In Anolis sagrei isolate rAnoSag1 chromosome 5, rAnoSag1.mat, whole genome shotgun sequence, the DNA window TTAAAATGATCCTCTGACTTTAGTCAAAAGTATGCAAGAAACATTTCTAATAAGGCAGAGTCATGGTAGATATTTAAATGTCACTAATTTAGAAACaggctctctctatatatatattctcaattCTTTGGGACAATCAGTTTATTTTTAACATATCTTTGTTGTGTGGGATTGAATTTCTATGGAAAATGGATAAAAGAATGCCAAAAGTAGAAAGTCTAGTAAACTTGAAAGTAAACTTCTATGCCCAATTGTCCATGTCATTTGCCAATTCATAAGCAAAAGAGAAGGAATAATATCACTATTTTATTAGCAAGCCACTTTGGGAGAAGAAGGTATGGGTTAGGCCCTAATGTTTTAATTCAAATTAAGTCTCATCTCCAGAAGGTTTGTTTGTCTGCAATAAAGGTGCTAGAGTAAAGTATATTCAACATTTGAAAGAGGCATTAGTGGCTAGTCAGCAAATAtttatcattcatatatatatgaatgaaagagaaaaacaatTGCATTAATCTTGTGCAATATACATCCATCTTTATAAAGAGAATTCATCTcttcaaataaaaatgtttgaGCTAAGCTAATTGTGAGTGCAAACTAAAGCAGACCCATGGAACCAATGAACTTCGTGTAATGGGTCTACTGTATCTAGATTtagcctttttaaaaatttaggATTCCAGGGGAATTTGTACTTCAATATAATTGTTATAGTCAAATCCATTTAGACATGTTATTTTATCTTTCTTATTAACAGTCATAGTAAGTTACACGTGTTTGGAAGGATACAAGTACAAATCAAGATATAAATACTGTGAAAAAACGAAGGAACGAAATAgatccaaaatatttcatttagtAGAAGGTGCAAGTTCTGTTTTGTTGACTTCATCATTGCCAAAAAGCAGTTTTCGAAGAATATTTGCATAGAATGGTCCATACACCTGTTTATTCAGGTTAACAATGTTGGCATATTGTGTACCAATGGTCTCCATTTCGGCCTGAACCACCACAAGGCCTCCTGGAATTGCAGGCATAGACTTTTGGAGGCATGGAGATGCAAGGAGGCTCCTCATGTATAAATGAATCCGTTTATCTGGAGACAGATATGCAAGATAAAAACACAAAATCACACAATTGGATTGTCATCTGCCATCATTCAGAAGAAACAGCATAGAAATAAGAATCTAGAAAACATCTTTATCACACGATACTGTCCAGAATTCACGAGTAATTattcaaattcttcctgaagtTCTAAAGATCCCTTTTTCGAGTCTTAATGCAAATCCACAGAGTCCATGCTATTCACATGGAAGTGATCCATAATAAAGATGGCAAAAGAGCTACACCACCAGCACACTTCTTTCACTGCCACCCTCCATCGTATTGTATTGTAAGATTGGTGATTTGTTCGGTAACATACAATTCTCAACCAAAAAGTACTAATGATAGAATTCTCTATCAGATATTTCTAACAATATAGTTCAGCTGAGTACATTACAAAATTCTAAGTacaatgtatgtgtgtgcatatacctTCAAGTCAGTTGTTGACATGTGGcaaccccataaatttcataggcttttcttaaGAAATATATACTCAGGTGTGgttttgtcatttccttcctctaaaatgaaGTCTACAGTAGTTGGCATTCCTTAGCAGCCTCCCACTCAAGTACCTCAAAAAGTACAAATCCTCAGCTTTCGTAGAGGGAAGACACAGCAACAAAAGCAATATCAAGACTACTATAACTATTCCCTATTATTCCCATTTGTACTTCAGCAAACCGGTGCCTGTAGCAGTAGCAGGGGAATTCCATGGTGCAAGGCAAATTGTGTTGTGTTTGAAATCACCATTACATTTTAAGTATACATCTAGCATCAAGacccggcatgggcaaacttcggccctccaggtgttcgggttaggaattgtgggagttgacatccaaaacacctggagggccaacatttgcccatgcctgatccagaCCCTTTAGAAGCAAGTTACACTGCTCACCAATTAAAGAGCTGATAGAATTGTCCTCATCAACAATGCTGCAGAGCTGACCCACTAAATTTGCTTGGACTTCCTTATTCAGTGGTGGAAAACTTCTCTCAGTCAGTGACTTGTTTATTTCACTACATGTCTGGATACCTATTGCATTAAGAGCTTCTTTTAAATTGAAATTCCTgccaaaaaaggagagaaggaaatgggAGTAGGTAGGAGAAAAATTAGCTCTATTAGAATAAATATCTTTCTCTCACAAACAATTAATGTTATTTTTGGTAGTTCTCAAGGCTTAAAACTGTATAtaagtttccttttcttttcaaaaacttACTTCTTATTCAAACCATCAAGCAAGACAAATGCAATACTCTTTTGTTTCTCCACAAATGTAGGAATGCCTTCAATAACGGAAGCCAACATGTTGCTTGTAATGAGAGAGATACATGCTATAATCTTCAACTGATACAACTTCTCTGATAGCTCCTGAAGGCGGCCTTCATCTGTCATGAGCGTCTGGAACAAAAGTTTAGAAAAATGTTTACAAGTGCTATTTCTTTTCAAATTTGTTCACTGAGTCAGGGTGAAAACAGCCCCTTGAAGATTACTGCTGTCAGGAATAACAAAAGGTTTGTGCTATGAATTTCCATGTACATTTTTTCTCCCTGAATATTCAAAACAGTTAAGTGAGAAGCTCCTCCACCTCAACTTACTTGATACGCTAGTAGCTTCAATGGAATAATATGGAAGTCAAATAAAAATCCATGGTTTTGGCcctcaaacctgcccttgactaaTACATGAGTTTGGCTTACTCACAattatatagtagtagtagtagtagtagtagtagtagtagtaataataataataatggaaaagctgacatgatatgaggatttaaaaatcaaactgcaaagactctggcacaaaccagtaaaggtggtctaccagctgcaaaaagccaccttactgggatccacacgcattattcgccaatacatcacacagtcctagacacttgggaagtgtccgatgtgtgatccaattcaacagccagcagagtgtccgctgtggactcatcttgttgtgataataataataataataataataataataataataataataataatataatcttaatttatatcctgcctccatctcttcaaggggattcagggcggctaacataaggccaagcccaacaaattacaataaagccAAAGAATACAACAAAAAATTATAagataatacatcaaataaaaatacaataaaataaatcaaaaggataatacaaaataaacacagaatGTAACATAAATACCAAGACATTGAACCAagtgggaaggccaaataaacaaataggattttaaaaccctgggtgagatggatgagtagAGCAATGCATCTGGTGGGAATTTGGAGATTCAGGCTTTCTCCCTAATCCCAGTATGCctcccagtaggtttccatggttgaactGGGATTTGAATCCCAGTTTCCTGGAATCCTATGCCAAACCACTACATTATGCTCACTcttaaatagaaagcaaaattttGGTTTTTACCTCAGGAATTGCTTTTGCCTGGTAATCCCATTTTAATAATTTCAAGTAGCTGTTGGTTAGCACCGAAGTAGGGCTCAGATTTGGTTTAGAGGTCCCATTAGCACCAGGAGGGGAAGAGGTTTCACAGGAGACAGAAGATAATTCATCCTGAATAGATTCCCTTATCCATTCTGTGGTCAGGTCCAGGGCACCTGCAGTTCAAGACAAATGAAAACAGTAGTGTGCATTTCATCGGGGGGATGGTAATGTCCAGATATATTCACAAAACTGAACAAACAACCATCTAGCTTTTCCAATTTTTCCTGCTGTAGCTAGGAAAAGGAAAACACAAATCTACCCAATCCTGTAGCCCTTGTTTTAGCTAAAGGGCACAATAGCTCTTTCTACCACCAGGCCACTGGCTATATCCTCTTACAAAAACAAAGCACATACTTGGTGTTTCTTCAAGTATATCTTGGAACTTCGCTCTTTCGTAATCCACCAAGTTACGCTGAAGATGAGGTCTAAGACTCTGAATGGTGAAATTAACCATATCCATTGTCATGAGATCCAGAACATGGAATATTTGCCTGAAATAATGCAAGAATCAAGTTTTTATCAGTCATCAAGCATAATGGTAAACTTGCTTAGACACTGAGAGCAGTCTTTTCATGCAGAGTGCAGATACACATACTTATCTGAATGTCCCAGCACTGCAGTTCCTTAGGGCGAGCACTCCACCCAGTGAAAAATCGAGAGATAAACTGTGGAACTAGACTACTAATATTGGGAGCTAACACGGAGAATTGTGTTTACACTGCATGGGATTCTGTTCAGACACCCAATAATCTATTTAGGTAAACATGGAAGGAGGGGAGTAAggtagcttgtgtgtgtgtgtgtgtcaggagcaacttgagaaactgcaagtcgcttctggtgtgagagaattgggcatctgcaaggacgttgcccatgggacacctggatgttttaccatcctgtgggagacttctctcatgtccccacatgagaagctggagctgacagatgggagttcaccccgctccccggattcaaaccactgacctttcggtcagcagtcctgtcggcatgagggtttaacccactgcatcactagGGGCTCCAGTAAGGTAGCTGTGCATTCTTCTAGTCTCCACATGACAATCTGAAGGGAAGAGCACCATTCACTAATGGAGGCTTTTCACATCCCTGCAAAATCTGAACTATACAGAATGTTGCTCATAATGCAATTTCTGACAAAGGTGATGACAGAGGGGAtgtgatatcccccccccccccccgtattgcCTATATATACACTATACATTCCCTCATTTATTCAAGAATTTACTTAATACCATTGTAAAGCTTTCTGAGCTGGCTCCTTATATCTTATGGTAATGTGCTTAGTGAAAAAACACTTGAACACACAGATGCTTTACCATTGTACTGGGAGCTAACTTTAAATTAGTATACATGTATTTATACTAAGATTTGCCTGATGTGTTGGAAGATTGTCTTGTGGAAAACACTTTTAGAAGCAGCTGTATGTGTGAAGAGGGAAAACAGCAAGGTTTACTATCAGAATAACGAGCAAAAAAGAAAGAGTGCAACAGCTTACTGTTCTAAAAGCTAAGGTTTTGTCTCTCCCCAAGTGTTGaaatactccctgaccaaacttgcacaaaatgacctcagaagcactttattttatggtttcatgcaattaaatccttcctcattcccggatcctcctcccgatgttttacactgtcctatctcccagtgttttaaaattttatccttgaatttggccctgcccagtgaaatcttttctgttttaatgttgattttatattgttgtgtcacttattatattggttttacattttatgtattttatttttggataTGTTacgttttgtgttatattgttgtgtactgtactgatgagcgtgacctcatgtaagccacatcgagtcctcctgggggagatggagtggggtataaataaagtattattattattattattattattattattattattattgagttttataaaaaaaacaaatgcaTTTAGGCCCTTTGCCTTTTGGGTTGAGAAAAACACTATTTCAGAAAAGCAAAAAGCACCAACCTCAACAATGCGACAATATTCTCGGTGGCTTTTAACTGGTTCACATCATTATCCCTTACTGGGGCACACAGCTTCCCCATGGTGCTGATGATGTAGTTTGCAATGCCCTGGATGTCAACCGCATTGTGTTCAGCCTGCTGCCTTATGAGGTCTGCGTCTAGGACTTCACAGATTTGACTTCGCATCCTATTAGCCCCAGgattcaggaaagaaagaaggatctaCAACATCAAAAAACACAAACCAACTCAGACCTACCAGATATAGTTGATGGTCCACCAGGATACTGCAAGTCTTATACAACTGACTGAAGAAAGGAGACACATGGAACTGCATGCTGGAAGAATTTCCCCCAAACATGGCTTCATATGATCTCAGGATGCACTTCAGAAATTTCCTCATTTGCATTGTCTCCCTACATTTGAACTCCATGTCAGTTGTGTCAAAATAACATTAAATCATGTCAGTGTAAAAAACTACAACACAAATAATTTTGAGGTGGTGTGTTCTTAGTAAGCTGGTGAATCTCTGCCTTGTTTTTATTCTTGCCATCAGAATCAGCTGTGGCTCTGCATGTGCTGGACCACTGCCAAATgcagtaatgggctggatgaaggCCAATAATCTGAAGCTGAATCCCAGAAAGATGGAGGGTCTGCGGATTGGTAGTTATCAGGTTGATTAATTGTATAAATGACCTAGCCTGCACTTCCCCTGAGAGAGCAAGCATGTAGCTTGGATGTATTCCTGGATCTATTTTTGTCACTGAATCCCACTAGAATCTATGGTTCAGAGCACTTGGGGTCAGCTTTGACAACTCCATTAGCTATGACCTTTGCTGAACAGGGATAATTTAGCCACAGTTGTTCATGCCTCTGGTTCTTGCTGGCTTTTTGAGAGCAtagcaaaaacaacaagaaaaaccccACAACTTCTGCAAAGTCAGTGGCTGAATTTTAGGAGCTGTCATCCAAAAGGGTAATCTTTCCAACTAGGAACTACAGCATACCTCTTTGATTTCTTCAAACAGCTTAATGGCATGTTCATATTCAGGTGGATCTTCATTCAAATCTTCCTCCAGGCGATCCCAGAATGCTTGGTGTACAATTTGTTTTACTCTTCCAGGTAAGCTGAAGGTTAGGAGACGAGAAAGTACATTCAAGAAAAACACAAAGTGTTCACTTTCACTTTATCATTCAATCACTTTTcagtctcaagcacggttggtgagaACGacagagggggccttctctgtggccactccccgcctctggaactccctgcctaaaGAACCCTCTCTCCTCTTCTTTAAAGACCTACCTGTGCAATCTAGCTTATGGAGAGAAGGAGAATTAGCATACTTTACACACATCCTCGCCTTGACATTGGATACCTACCTCAGCCTGCTGTTGTGATATATTATATTAggcttttaatgtattgtgttttactgtaacccattgtgttatattatgtttatttagtttccTTGGTAAAGTTTagttgtttataagttatatttagtttattttatttcatgtttcatcTTGACTGTTTATTTGTTcttggcgttgaatgtttgccatttttgttatacttTGAAACCACCTTaactcccttcggggagagagggcagagtataaataaagtattattattgttgttgtagggAAGAATCTGCTTTTTATTAATTGCAAGGTCTATTGACTTGCtacagctcagtggttctcaacctgtgggtcccaggtattttgaccttcaactcccagaaatcttaatatctggcaaactggttgggatttctggaagttttaggccaaaacacctggggacccacaggttgagaaccattgctgtagCTGATGCAAAAGATTCTTACCATGATAGTGTCCAAGATAATATAAGCTACTTTTTGTTGCTTCTgataaaacagaaataataataataataataataataataataataataatctttatttctattccgccaccatctccccgatggggactcggagtggcttacatggggccaagcccggacaacataatacagcaataaaatcaaagcatatacaacagataacaacaacattatcaaaatgacataaaaaaatacaataaaataaaataaacattctaaTAAACGCAATCACAATGgtgatgacaatgggcgggccacatattccgaataaaaacagttaacagaaataataataataataataataataataataataataataataatttttatttctaccccggcaccatctccccgatggggactcggagtggcttacatggggccaagcccggacaacataatacagcaataaaatcaaagcatatacaacagataacaacaacattatcaaaatgacataaaaaaatacaataaaataaaataaacattccaataaacgcAATCACAATGgtgatgacaatgggcgggccacatattccgaataaaaacagttaacagaaataataataataataataataataataataataatttttatttctaccccggcaccatctccccgatggggacttggagcggcttacatggggccaagcccggacaacgtaatacagcaataaaatcaaagcatatacaacagacaacaaca includes these proteins:
- the TCP11L2 gene encoding T-complex protein 11-like protein 2, coding for MPLNNEQNSECDSSRFSESAASSSSDSEYSRQSFTSDSSSKPSSPASTSPPKVVTFDEMMAAARNMSNLTLAHEIAVNENFHMERIEHPQNSLPGRVKQIVHQAFWDRLEEDLNEDPPEYEHAIKLFEEIKEILLSFLNPGANRMRSQICEVLDADLIRQQAEHNAVDIQGIANYIISTMGKLCAPVRDNDVNQLKATENIVALLRQIFHVLDLMTMDMVNFTIQSLRPHLQRNLVDYERAKFQDILEETPSALDLTTEWIRESIQDELSSVSCETSSPPGANGTSKPNLSPTSVLTNSYLKLLKWDYQAKAIPETLMTDEGRLQELSEKLYQLKIIACISLITSNMLASVIEGIPTFVEKQKSIAFVLLDGLNKKNFNLKEALNAIGIQTCSEINKSLTERSFPPLNKEVQANLVGQLCSIVDEDNSISSLIDKRIHLYMRSLLASPCLQKSMPAIPGGLVVVQAEMETIGTQYANIVNLNKQVYGPFYANILRKLLFGNDEVNKTELAPSTK